The genomic window ATTGTTGGGTGAAGGGGGTGAGTACGGAACAGCACAGCCTAATCATGTTTTAGAGGGAATAACATTTGGTACAGAGGATGGGTTAAAAGTCGGTACAATGCCAAATAGAGGTGCAATAAATCGTACAATAACTACTCAAGGTGGGCAGATAGTAATTCCAGAGGGTTATCATAATGGAAGTGGTATTGTTAAAGCACAATTTGCTAATTTAATTGCTGAAAATATTAAAAAAGGTGTTAATATTGGCGGAGTGACCGGGACATATGAACCAACTCCAACGCTTAAGACGGTACGAATTGGTGATATTTCGGTAGATAAGGATACTGCTGGAGGCTACACCTCAAAGACTTTTACTAAGGTATACGGTAAACCAATTGGCTACAGGGCAAGAAATGGCTGGTTTTCTGGGGGACGTTACCTCTACGATGATAGTTTATTCTATTTATCTTCTCCGAAGGATTCATTGTCAAAAACATTATCGAGTCCAGAGACTTCAAATACCGCAACAATTAGGATTACTGACGGCGAGGTACGATTAACGCAAAATAGTACATGGAGTTGTAGTCTAGTAGATTTATATATTTTTTTTATCTTAGATTAATGTATGATGTCAGAGGGATGCAAAAGTCAAAAGTGTTATATTACTCTTGGCTCTTTATTTTGTTATTTTTAATAAAGTCTAATGAATGTACCAGAAAAATCAAGACTATCCCTATAATCTATACTGCCATAACTCTCAATAGCTAAAAATACTTATTTAGCATATATATAATCGAAGTAAACGTCGAAATATTCATAACCTCTACAATAATATTTTACCATTATATCGCCACCAGCTGTGACTAGGATTATACAAAAATTAAATTTGCTATATGGTAGCTTAATCAACCAAAAAGATGTCAAATAAGCTATCGAAGAGGTTTTATGCGATTATAGTGTTGAAGATATAAGAATCTCACTATCAGTAAGTAATAACATAAATAGTATGATTTTATTATATTTGTCTGCAAGATAAGTGGAGGGGTTAAGCGATGGGACTTTAAAGAGTTATGGTAGAGTACTTAGGAAATTTGCTAATTCTATAAGAAAAAAAGTAGAGGATATTACAGCAATGGATATTAGAATATACCTTATAAATTATTCCAAAACTGGGGT from Tepidimicrobium xylanilyticum includes these protein-coding regions:
- a CDS encoding phage integrase N-terminal SAM-like domain-containing protein, whose translation is MEGLSDGTLKSYGRVLRKFANSIRKKVEDITAMDIRIYLINYSKTGVKNSTIATETNILKGFFNWFENEYRQFMAK